A window of Gadus chalcogrammus isolate NIFS_2021 chromosome 16, NIFS_Gcha_1.0, whole genome shotgun sequence contains these coding sequences:
- the LOC130405516 gene encoding ovostatin-like yields the protein MAPKEMSVAQEDITAEVCSTYTYKQPVPGTASMHICRPLDHYVMIPVRLSPNHPEGEPEFVVPCHKETKQLDKTGCATFNFNMALFTRVEKLVRTELSVTAEVEEEGTGLNYLGSETIQLSYVIGKLSFVDTPEVYKKGSVVEGKVKAVYFNNTPIPDMLLHLFEGERWSEKMPSQNLTTDSDGIASFLFDTSRYPADFQFTVSALPIYQEYQGYRTPHYEDGEHTFMLFRLKTKDTPTISSLEVKKRETKLVCNVEELINVRFAFVGEAPGPVDIMYLVRKMSKSINLQKASDIWKHIYVLDC from the exons ATGGCGCCTAAAGAAATGAGTGTTGCTCAAGAGGACATAACAGCAGAAGTGTGCTCAAC ctacacatacaaacaacctGTGCCAGGCACCGCTTCGATGCATATCTGCCGACCTCTGGATCATTATGTCATGATTCCAGTGAGGTTATCGCCCAACCACCCAGAGGGAGAACCTGAGTTTGTTGTCCCTTGCCACAAAGAGACTAAACAG CTTGACAAGACTGGCTGTGCAACATTTAACTTCAACATGGCACTTTTTACACGTGTAGAAAAGTTGGTAAGGACTGAACTTTCTGTCACCGCGGAAGTGGAAGAGGAAGGGACAG GACTCAATTACTTGGGGAGTGAAACAATTCAACTTTCTTACGTGATTGGAAAACTTTCATTTGTTGATACGCCCGAGGTTTATAAGAAAGGATCGGTTGTGGAAGGCAAG GTGAAGGCAGTATACTTCAACAACACGCCCATCCCAGACATGTTGCTCCATCTGTTTGAGGGTGAGAGGTGGTCAGAGAAAATGCCAAGTCAAAACCTCACCACAGATAGTGATGGTATTGCCAGTTTTTTATTTGACACATCCAGATATCCAGCCGACTTCCAATTTACA GTGTCTGCGCTGCCCATATACCAAGAGTACCAAGGGTACAGAACTCCTCACTACGAAGACGGCGAACACACCTTCATGCTGTTCAGGCTCAAAACAAAGGACACTCCAACCATCAGCTCCCTGGaggtgaagaagagggagaccAAGCTTGTCTGCAACGTGGAGGAACTCATCAATGTCCGCTTCGCTTTTGTTGGGgaggccccgggccccgtgGATATAATGTATCTGGTGAGAAAAATGTCCAAATCGATTAATTTGCAGAAAGCTTCCGATATTTGGAAACATATATATGTGTTGGACTGCTGA
- the LOC130405511 gene encoding uncharacterized protein LOC130405511: protein MIITFFYDFALCHERAQFQPNSEDETLREEYLKSLFASMEAEVEDHSTQGSEVNYFTAHREEQCMVKGDGCYEEEEEEDVDEGDVTYVPENEGDEDEDGSDEVSTSINRQEPSSADKQTPQLGKPCGLICRKKCTTKITEGQRSEIFGAYWKMPYADRKSVMFHMMSKEKTKRLTTGGPSKRKRSYKYHLKDDQGQRHEVCKAMFLSTVGYHPKNDRLITTVFGGADSSGLTPPPERRGRHSPANKIDLTPMFDHIESFHPSISHYRREHATNRRYLPSDITIKSMFQDYRQKFTKGSYETYRKAVKELNISFTKLREEECEHRLRHEVHLKQDHQADAPECHNCLKWEDHKKRAESARTHYRLDAEKEQVDEVIRSVDLQKVIMLPRMPGVKSAVFTRRITAFHETFASVGKFKPSKKKTLSVVWHEGIAGRSAAEVASAFVTSLHQERDVRFVSYWVDNCTSQNKNWTLLTTLVKVVKHAANNIQTITLKYFEPGHTFMSADSFHHGVEKAMRKQPGGVVLDFEDFKGVIRSSNSGRVNVVDHQCTNFLAWSSGHSVTKLKKVPNLSGMAIIQLRRGSRSMFIKMAHDEVEYTECDFLMKKVTLEYPGQLRPGDKGVEREKKMDIIAKICPMMPPHRRHFWENLA from the exons ATGATAATCACATTCTTTTATGATTTTGCACTATGTCATGAGAGAGCCCAATTTCAACCAAACAGTGAGGATGAGACACTGAGGGAAGAGTACCTTAAAAGCTTGTTTGCCTCAATGGAGGCAGAAGTTGAGGACCATTCGACCCAGGGTTCAGAAGTGAATTATTTTACAGCTCACAGGGAAGAACAGTGCATGGTGAAGGGAGATGGTTgttatgaggaggaggaggaggaggatgtggatgAAGGGGATGTAACGTATGTGCCAGAAAATGAaggtgatgaggatgaggatggtaGCGATGAAGTTAGCACCAGCATTAACCGTCAAGAGCCATCCTCGGCTGACAAACAGACCCCACAGCTTGGGAAGCCTTGTGGCCTAATTTGCAGAAAGAAGTGCACAACTAAAATAACAGAGGGCCAGAGGAGTGAAATATTTGGTGCATATTGGAAGATGCCCTATGCAGATAGGAAAAGCGTTATGTTCCATATGATGtcaaaagaaaagacaaagcGACTCACCACAGGGGGCCCAAGCAAGCGCAAGCGGTCATACAAATACCACCTTAAGGATGACCAGGGCCAGCGACATGAGGTGTGCAAAGCAATGTTTTTATCCACCGTAGGGTACCACCCGAAAAATGACAGACTAATAACGACGGTTTTTGGTGGTGCTGACTCCTCAGGTCTAACCCCACCGCCAGAAAGAAGGGGAAGGCATTCTCCAGCCAACAAGATCGACTTGACTCCAATGTTTGATCACATTGAGTCATTCCATCCATCAATCAGCCATTATAGGCGAGAGCATGCCACGAACAGGAGGTATCTGCCAAGTGACATCACCATCAAGTCCATGTTTCAGGATTACAGGCAGAAGTTCACAAAAGGCTCTTATGAAACCTACAGGAAGGCCGTAAAGGAGCTAAACATCAGCTTCACAAAGCTAAGGGAGGAAGAGTGTGAACACCGCCTGCGGCACGAGGTCCACCTAAAGCAAGATCACCAGGCTGATGCCCCTGAATGCCACAATTGTCTAAAGTGGGAGGACCATAAGAAGAGAGCAGAGAGTGCAAGAACTCATTATCGATTGGATGCAGAGAAGGAGCAGGTGGATGAGGTCATCCGTAGTGTGGACTTACAAAAAGTCATCATGCTGCCCCGAATGCCTGGAGTGAAGTCAGCAGTCTTCACTCGTAGAATCACTGCTTTCCACGAGACCTTTGCAAGTGTTGGCAAATTCAAACCTTCAAAGAAGAAGACGCTGTCTGTGGTATGGCATGAGGGGATTGCTGGCAGAtcagcagcagaggtggcatCTGCGTTTGTCACCTCCCTTCATCAGGAGAGGGATGTGCGCTTTGTAAGTTACTGGGTGGACAACTGCACATCACAGAATAAGAACTGGACCCTTTTGACCActttggttaaagttgtaaaACACGCCgccaataatatccaaacaatTACCCTGAAGTATTTCGAACCAGGACACACTTTCATGAGTGCGGATAGCTTCCACCATGGAGTGGAAAAGGCAATGAGGAAGCAACCTGGAGGTGTCGTCTTGGACTTTGAAGACTTCAAGGGAGTAATTAGATCGTCCAATTCTGGCAGGGTGAACGTAGTGGACCACCAGTGCACAAACTTCCTTGCCTGGAGCAGCGGCCACTCAGTGACCAAACTCAAAAAGGTGCCAAATCTGTCTGGAATGGCCATCATCCAGCTGAGAAGGGGTTCCAGGAGCATGTTCATCAAAATGGCTCATGATGAAGTAGAGTACACAGAATGTGACTTTCTCATGAAGAAG gtgacctTGGAGTACCCTGGGCAGTTGAGACCTGGAGACaagggggtagagagggagaagaagatggACATCATCGCTAAAATCTGCCCAATGATGCCCCCACACCGCCGTCACTTTTGGGAGAATTTGGCTTAG